CCGGGCGGTTTTGAACTTTGATATGATATCCTATGGCCGGCAGAACCGCGACACCCTGAATGTCGTCGGCAAGACCTCAAACCCGAACTGTGCCTGGCTCGTTGACTCGTTTATCGCCAACGCCAATTTGTACACCACCCTGAAAACCCGGCGCCGGCTCGTAACCTCTTACCCTTCATCTGACCACCACTCCTTCTGGGTCCGCGGCTATGTTGCCCTCTGCGGAATTGAGCGCGACTTCACCCCGAAGTACCACACCATCGGCGATACAATTGGTCCGCTCTATTATGTGGACTGCGGCACCAACAACTGGCTGATGGCAACCGAGGCGATTAAGGCGGCGGTGGCAACAATTGCCAAAATGGCGGGCGCACTACCCCCGGGCACCGGTGTCAACGAGCGTCTGGCGCCCAAAACCGTCACCCCGCTTATAATAACCCCTACAGTCGGCAGGGCACCTTTTAAGATTCAGGCGCCAGGTGCGGTTGATGTGTTCACGCCGCTTGGTACCCGAGTTGCGCACCTTGGGGTAAATACGCCTTACTGGGACGGGAGAAATGATGCTGGGCAACCGGTTTCACCGGGCGTTTACCTCGTGCGCAGCGGCACCGGCGGCTGGCGCCGTATCGTTGTCACCCATTGACAAACCGTGCCGTTTTAGGGAAAATAAATTGCGATGATTCGTTTTGGGCGCCGGCTTTTTCCCGAACGGCAATACCGGCTGCCGCTCCGCTGGATTTTCTGGTTTCTCTGGGCAGGGATTTTTATCTTTCTTTTCTGGGTCCTAAAGGTTGTTCTAAAATAAAAGGGAGGAAGTAAGATGACCGGTTTGAATTTCAATTACAAAGACATCTTCCGCTCTTTAAGGCTGGGCTTTTCCGCCAAAAAGGTCGGAATGGTGATGACCGGGCTCCTGTTTGCCTTTGCCGGATACACTTTTCTGACCTATATCGCCCACATCGCCGCGGGTAACGACTGGCTTTCAATCTGGGAGACGCAACGCCTTTTACCTTTCCCCAACCCCAATCTACCATTCCCCTGGTTTTCCTGGGTGATTTACGGCGCCGGTGTTGTCTGGTTCCTCATCGTGATGCTTGTTACCGGCGCCGCGGTGGCAAAGGTTGCCTATGAGCAGTTGCGGGGCAACGAATTTTTCGAAGCCTCTTCCGGGTTTCAATTTGCCTTGAAGAACATCCGTGCGCTAATCTCAAGCCCGCTCCTAATCATCGCCTTCATCGCGCTCATCGTTGTTGCCGGTCTTGTCCTCAGCGCCCTGGGTGCTATCCCCCATTTCGGTCCCATCTTCACCGGACTTTTGTCCATCGTCGGCTTCTTCGCCGCGCTATTCATCGTGTACCTTTTACTCGTCCTGCTGTTCACCCTTCTATTTGCTCCCGGAGTTGTCGGTGCAATGGGCAACGACACCTTTGACACACTGTTTGAGGTGTTCTCCTGTGTCAACGAACAGCCGGCTCGCTTGGTCTGGTACACATTTCTCGTTGCCGTGCTCGCAAAGGTCGGCTCTTTTTTACTCGGGCTTGCCTCGAGCCTTGCCGGCAGAATCGGCTCTTTGATTTTGAGCGCATTTATGGGTGAGCGGTGGGCAGAGATGCTCTCAGGTGCCGAATTCATATTCAAACTTTCCATCCCCAACTGGGGCATTTTCGCACCCCTGCACCGGATGCTTGTTTTTGAAGCCAACCTTTATGGCTTACCACAGGTATATTCGCCCTCGTACTGGGTAAATCCGGTATGGAGCAGCGGCATCGGCGCAATTCTCCTTGGAATGTGCGGCTACGCCATCGCCTTGATGGTCCTTGCCTATGGGCTTTCGGTCTGGTTTACCGGCACCGTCCTTTCCCTCACCACAATCATCAAAAAGAAGGATGATAAAAACATCCTTGAAAGACCCGATGAGGAAGAGGAGGTCATTGAACCGACCGAACCAGCGGCGAATCAGCCATAAGTTATTGTAAATCAATAACTTAATAAAGAAACAGCCATTGACTCCACACCGCACATTAACCGCCCTTATAACTATCACGGGGCAGGTTCAGGGGATTGGGTTTCGCCCCTTTGTTTACCGCCTCGCCCAAAAACTAAGTATTAAGGGTTCCATTACCAACACCAAAAAGGGCGTAAAAATTGTCGCCCAGGGCAAAAACCTCAAAAAATTTATCCATCTGCTTTGCACCGAGCCACCTCCCCTGTCCCGGTATCATTCCTTTGTCGTATCTTACTCAAAGTCGAACTGTTATGATAAATTCACCATAACCCAAAGCGATGTAAAATCCAAAAAGAGCGCGGTCTTTGTGTTGCCCGACCTCGCCCTGTGCTCCGACTGCCAGAAGGAACTTTTCGCGCCGGATGACCGGCGTTTTGGTTACCCGTTCATAAACTGCACCCATTGCGGACCAAGATACACAATAATTAAAGCGCTCCCCTACGACCGGGAAAGGACAACGATGAGTAAGTTCAACCTGTGCCCGGACTGTTTTGAGGAGTACCACAACCCAACCAATCGCCGTTTTCACGCCGAGCCGCTCGCCTGTCCGAAATGCGGTCCCACTTTAACCCTGCTTGACAAACAGGGCAAACCGCTGTCTCAGGACCCGATAACGGCTGCCGCTCAGGCGCTCCTTAAAGGAAAAATTGTGGCGATAAAGGGCTTGGGCGGGTTTCACCTTGCCTGCGACGCAACTTCAGACCGCGCGGTGAAACTTCTGCGGCAGCGTAAGGAGCGTTCGGGCAAGCCGTTTGCCGTAATGGTTGAAAACAGTTCTGTTGCCCGACAGTTCTGCCGCCTGAACCGGTCCGCATTAAACGCCCTGAACTCCGCCGCAGCACCGATTGTTTTAGCGCCCAAACTGCCTAACCCCAGAATCCCGCTCTCCCCCTTTGTTGCGCCCAACAATCCGGCGTTCGGCGTGATGGTCGCCTATACCCCGCTCCACCGCCTGCTTTTTCAAGCCCTGCGCCAGCGGTCCGGAAAACCGGCGGTACTGGTTATGACGAGCGCCAACCAAAGCGATGAGCCAATTGTTGGCACTGATGAGGAGCTAAAGCGAAAACTGGGCAAGGTCTTTGACCTCGCCATCACCCACAATCGGGAAATTGCCAACCGCTGTGACGACTCGGTGGTGCTTGCCGACCAGAAAAAGACGGTAATGGTGCGCCGGGCGCGCGGCTATGCACCACAACCAATCACCGTCGATAAAATGTTTCACGTGAAACAGGAGACCCTTGCGGTGGGCGGTGATGGTCGCAACACCTTCTGTCTTGCCCGGGGCGGCAACCTCTTTTTGAGTCCGCATATCGGCGACCTCGACTCAATTGACAGCGAACGATTTTTCAGTGAGACGCTCGAGCGGCTGATTGAATGGACCGGGATTGTGCCTAAAAGGGTAATTTGTGACCTGCATCCTGACTACAGCTCAACCCGGCTCGCCGAACGGTTGAGTAAAAGGTGGGACGGGAAAATCTACCGGGTTCAACACCATTACGCCCACATCCTTTCGGTAATCGCCGAGCATGGCCTCAAGCCGCCGGTTATCGGCTTAGCCTGTGATGGCACCGGCTATGGAATTGACGGCGCAGTCTGGGGTTGTGAAATCATCCTTGTTCAGCCCGACCTTTCCTGGAAACGGCTGGCTCATCTCGGTTATCTCCGACACAATGCGGGTGGTGGTATGCTCGCTGACCCAGAAAAGGTGGCGGTTGCCTACTGTGCCCAAGCTGGTTTGTCAGCTTCTGAGGTCCGGGCGCTCGGTTTAAAGCCGAGCAGGGGAGAGCCAGATTTTCCTTTTTTAACCTCCAGTATGGGCAGGTTGTTTGACTGTGTAGCAGCAATTACCGGTATCTGTCGAAGGGCAACCTTTGAAGGTGAAGCCGCAATCGCCCTGGAAAAGGCGGCGCTTGATGCCGGCAGGCTCAAGGTTAAAGCGCCTGAGTTCGGGCTGGACCTCAATCCGGTGCCAATTTTGCGCTGGGTTGCTGAGCATACCATCAGACACACCCCGGCTCAACAGGTGGCGCTCGGTTTTCACACCGCCCTGGTCCACGGTTTGGGTGAAGCGCTGACCAAATTTGCGCGTGCTTACCGGATAAACCAGGTGTGCCTTTCCGGTGGGAGCATACAGAACCGGTTAATTCGTAATGGGATAGTAAAGTTCCTCGCACGCCAGGGGGTTGCGGTCTATCACAACGAGGCTGTCCCGCTTAATGATGGCGGGATTGCTTTGGGCCAGGCAATTGTGCCCACAAACTAACAAAAATTTAACCGCCATTTATTGACAACGGGCAAAATTGCTTTATTATCAAAGCCGGTTCATTAAAAAAGGCAGACAACTGTGGACAGAGTTCATTCTTATTTTATATCTCTTTTATTCTGCGCCACTTACAGCAAGGAATTGTGTGGAAAAGTGTGTGGAAAAGTTTGTTTTAAATTTGTGGGAAACGAAGCAGGTGTATGAATAGCGAGCAGGTATGGTCTGAGGTTTTGGAGCTGTTAAAGTTAAGGGTAAATCAGCAGGCTTTTCAAACCTGGCTTGCCCCAACCCGGTTGTTTAATATGGTAAACGGCACGGTTCAGGTTGCCGTTCCTAACAACTTTTTTGCCGACTGGCTACAGCACCATTACAAAACCGAAATCACGAGCGCGCTCAAGGCGGTGACCGGCAGAGATTTGCAGGTTGAGTTTTTGGTCCCGGTTGAGGGTAAAAAGCCGGTGGTCACTAAGCCCCAACCGGCTGTAGCGGTTCAAACCGGAACCAACACCGCTTCCCAGTTTCGGCTGCGCAGCCGCTACACCTTTGACACCTTCATTGTTGGTGAGAGTAATCGGCTTGCCTGGGCAGCAGCGCGCAATGTTGCCCAGAACCTGGGCAAGGTTTTCAACCCGCTTTTCATTTATGGTGGGGTGGGCTTGGGTAAAACCCACCTGATTCAGGCGATTGGCAATGCGGCGCTGGCACGCCATCCCGGGTTAAGGCTTTGTTACACCCCGGCTGAGGTGCTCTTTCTTGAGTTGATTCAGGCGATAGAGAAAAACACCCGGCTTGAGTTCAAAGAAAAGTATCGCGGTTTGGACCTATTGCTCCTTGATGATGTCCATTACCTGGTTGGTAAGGAAAGTTTGCAGGAGGAGATATTTTACACCTTTAACGCACTTCAAGATGCAGGAAGTCAGGTTGTTTTTACCAGTGACCGGCCGCCCAAAGACATACCAACGCTTCAGGAGCGGTTGATTTCCCGGCTGGGAAGCGGACTGGTTGTGGACATCCAGCCGCCCGAACTGGAAACCCGCATCGCTATTTTGCTCCAGAAAGCAAAGCAGGAAAATTTTGATTTGAGCGAAGATATCGCCTGTTACATTGCCAACCGGGTACGCTCTAACATCAGAACGCTTGAGGCTTCGCTGGTCCGGCTGATTGCGATGCACTCCCTGACCGGAAGGCCCGTAACTACCGAACTGGCAGAGGCGGCACTAAAAGACCTGATTCAGCACGAAGACCCACTGGACCCGAGCCGGGTTATCACCGCCGTTGCCGAGCATTTTCAGGTTCCGGTCCAGGAGTTAAAAGGGCAATCCCGTACAAAGAGGATTGCGCTGGCGCGCCAGGTTGCTATGTACCTGATGCGCAGTGTGTTAAACCTTTCCTTAAAGGATATTGGATACCATTTTGGAGGCAAGGACCACACCACAGTGATGCACGCCACAGAGAAAATAAACGAGTTAAAAGCCCGCGACCCCTTATTTGCCAGCCAGATTGAGCGCCTCTCCCGTCATATAAACAACGGTTCCTAAGCAAGCAGTTGTGCAAAACCTTGTGAATTGTTGTCCGTTCTTTTATTTTGCCTGGTTAATACCCACTAAATCCACTTTACATTACACAACAACACACTGCCATAACTATCATTGTAGCATAGCCTTGTTAACAAAAACACATTTACACACTACCATCAACCACACCAAAATTATTATTTTTAGCCAATGATGTAATTAACTAAAAACTTATTATATACTTTTATAATTAGTAACTATTTATAAATAGATAATGATTAGTGGGGTTGAAAGTTTGTAATCGCATTGTTTTTATTGTTTCTCTTTTTTGCTAAATAATAAATGCCGGCGATAGGAAATACCTGTTTAAAACTTTAAGTTAATCTGTAAAAAGTTACCGGTACAATCTCAAACGCGCTTTTATCCAAGCAACATTGTTGTTGACATTTCATTTCATTTAAATATATTTTTATTCTTGTGACATCGTTTCGATATATCCGCTGGAGCGAAAGCCTTGGTTATGGATTCGCTGTTGGTCGAGTTCGTGCCTTAGAAACAGTGCTTCTGGACCGCAATCAGTACGAACGGCTGTTACGAGCAACCGGAGTCGAAGGTTTTATCACCACCCTTGCCGAAACACGGTACGGACAATTGCTGTCTTCTGAAGTAGATGTCAATAAGCTTTTTTTAACAGTCCACCAGGAAAACATCCTTTTCTGCCAGGGATATGCAAAGGATGCCTGGTTAAAGGCACTGATTCAAATACCGGCGGACATATTCAATTTGAAGGTGATGCTAAAGAACCGTTATCTGGGAAAGAACACCCCGTCAAATGAGTTGTTAAGCGGTGGGGGTTGGAGCGTAAAAGAGCTCAATATGATAACTTCCCCCGAAATGCCGCGTTTGCCGGTTGAAAAATGGGATTTTGTTCTGGCATGGCGCCGCGCCCAGGAGGCGTTGCGGCTTGCCGAAGAAAAACAGGACCCGGCAGTGATTGACCTCGTGATGGACCGGCTGGCACAGGAACTGGCTTTGCGCTGGACAGAAGGAAAAGATTTTGCCCTTGGCTATTACCGGCTTTTTGCCGATGTAACAAATCTCAAGACCTTAATCCGGGTAAAGGTATTAAACGAAGGTGTTGACACTTTTCGGACCGCTTTTTTGCCTGGTGGCACAATCGCCTTTGAGCAGTTGCAACGGATTTACGAGTTAGAACCAAGCGCCCTTAATGAACTGCGCATTGACCAGTCGTTTTTAACAATGTTGCAAATCGGCGTTCGGGTACGGGATGGTAATGAAAGCGTCTTGCCCATTGAGAAAAAGGGCCGCGAGTTGCTGCTTGACTACATCAATCAAGCCCGCTATGTTGCCCTTGGTTATGAACCACTGTGGCGTTTTTACCTGTTGCGGGAAAACGAGCTAACCAATCTACGGCAGCTTTACGCCGCCAAGATTGCCGGCTGGGATATAAAACAGTGTCAAGAGGTTGTTGTCTATGGGTACTGAACTGGGGAAGGTGGCGGTGGTTGGACCGGGCGCGGTGGTGACACCGTTCCGGGCGGTTGGGCTTGAAGTATTTCCGGTCGAGTCTGGAGCCGACCCCGCAGCGGTCGTGCAAAATTTAATCAACACCGGATATCAGTTGATATTTTTTACCGACGACCTGACCGAGGCGTTGCAACCGCTAATCGAAAAGTTTCACAACACCGCCTTGCCCTGTCTGGTGGCGCTTCCTTTTACCGGCACCGATGCGGGCGAGGCGCGGTTGCGGGCTGCCGTGCGCCGTGCCTGTGGTGCCGATGTACTCGGCGTTAGGATGGGGGAGAGTTATGAGTGAGACTACCGGAACAATCGTTCGAGTGTCAGGACCGCTCGTGGTTGCGCGCGGTATGACCGGTTCCAAGATGTACGATGTGGTACGTGTTTCGGAAAAGCGGTTGCTGGGCGAAATCATTCAGCTGCGCGGTGACGAAGCGGCGATTCAGGTTTATGAGGAAACCGCGGGCATCGGTCCGGGCGAACCGGTATATCCAACCTACGAGCCACTCTCGGTGGAACTGGGTCCCGGGCTTCTCGAAACGATTTATGACGGGGTGCAAAGGCCATTAAACCTGATTCAAGAGAAGGCGGGCTACTTTATTACCCGCGGCATTGAGGTCCCGGCTTTGTCCCGGGAACGGAAATGGCATTTTGTTCCTACCTGTAAGAAGGGTGAAAAGGTTGGACCGGGTGATGTTATCGGCGAAGTAGCCGAGACCGTATTAGTTAAGCATCGGATACTGGTGCCGCCCGGTGTTCAGGGGACAGTACGGGAAATTAGCGAAGGAGATTTTTGTGTTACCGATACGGTGGCGGTACTGGAAACCGAAGCCGGGGAACACCGTTTGACAATGTTACAGCGCTGGCCGGTGCGGCTGCCCCGACCGGTGCGGCGGCGCCTGGCACCGGATGAACCGCTCCTTACCGGGCAAAGGATTATCGACACCTTTTTCCCGATTGCCAAAGGGGGTACCGCTTGCGTACCAGGACCGTTTGGGTCGGGGAAAACGGTCATCCAGCACCAGTTTGCCAAGTGGTCCGACGCCGAAATTGTTATATTTGTCGGCTGTGGAGAACGGGGTAATGAGATGACCGATGTCCTTCTGGAGTTTCCGGAACTGAAAGACCCCAAGAGCGGTGAGCCGTTGATGAAACGGACGGTGCTGATTGCCAACACTTCAAATATGCCGGTGGCGGCGCGGGAGGCTTCGGTTTACACCGCCATCACCATCGGTGAATACTTTCGTGATATGGGGTATTCGGTTGCACTCCAGGCCGATTCAACCTCACGCTGGGCCGAGGCGATGCGGGAGATTTCTGGACGGCTTGAGGAGATGCCGGGTGAAGAAGGGTATCCGGCGTACCTTGCCACCCGGATTGCGGAGTTTTACGAACGCGCCGGCCGGGTAACCTGTCTTGGTAAATACCAAGGGAAAGAGATGGAAGGCGCTTTGACCGTGATTGGTTCGGTTTCACCGCCCGGGGGCGACCTTAACGACCCGGTGGTACAGGCGACATTGCGGGTTGTCAAGGTGTTCTGGTCGCTTGAGGACAAACTGGCATTCCAGCGGCACTTTCCCGCCATCTCCTGGCTCCGTTCCTATTCGCTCTACACCGATGCGATTGCTGATGCGATGGCAAAACGAGCCGAGCCGGAGTTTAACGAAAACGTCCGGCGTGCCCTTGCCCTGCTTCAGAAGGAGGCAGAACTGGAGGAGATTGTCCGTCTGGTGGGGAAGGACACCCTTTCCGCTGAAGACCGGCTCATCTTAGAGATCGCCCGTTCCCTGCGCGAAGACTTTCTCCATCAGAACGCCTTCCACGACACCGATACTTACACCTCGCTTAAAAAGCAGGCGGCGATGCTAAAGGTGATAATGAGATTTTATGAACTGGCACAGCAGGCTTTGAACCGTGGCGCAGAGATAAGCCAGATTGAAAAACTTGCGGTACGGGAGCGTATCGCCCGAATGAAGTTTGTCACTGAAGCGGAGTTTGATGCCACGGTTCAAAACATTCAACGGCAGATGGAGGCGGAAATAAACGGATTAACCAGAAAAGTATGATAAAAGAGTATCAAACTGTTCACTCAATTGCCGGTCCCCTGATGGTTGTTGAAGGGGTTGCCGGGGTCAAGTATGCGGAACTGGTTGAAATCAGCCTGCCCAATGGGGAAAAGCGTCGGGGTCAGGTTCTGGAAGCAGACCGGGACCGGGCATTGATTCAGGTTTTTGAGGGCACAAGCGGCATTGATGTGCCGCGGGCAAAGGTGCGGTTTCTTGCCCGCGGGATTGAACTGGCGCTTTCTGAAGAGATGCTGGGCAGGGTTTTCAGCGGTTTAGGTGAGCCGCGTGATGGCGGACCAAAGGTCATACCCGAAAAGCGTGCCGATATCAATGGCGCACCGATCAACCCCTACTCCCGCGAGTATCCCAACGAGTTTATTCAAACTGGAATTTCGGCGATTGACGGTTTGAATACCCTGGTGCGGGGTCAAAAACTCCCGATATTTTCTGGTACCGGCTTGCCCCACAACCGGCTTGCTGCTCAGATTGCCCGACAGGCACGGGTGCTTGGTAGCGAGGAGTCGTTCGCGGTGGTGTTTGCCGCGATGGGAATAACTTTTGAAGAAGCCGATTTCTTTATTCAAAGTTTCACCGCATCCGGCGCCATTGAACGCACAGTACTCTTTCTCAACCTGGCAAATGAGCCGGCAATCGAGCGTATTGCAACCCCGCGCACCGCACTGACCGCGGCTGAATATCTGGCGTTTGACCTCGGGATGCATGTTCTCGTGATTCTAACCGATATGACCAACTACTGTGAGGCGTTGCGTGAGATATCAGCGGCGCGCAAAGAGATTCCCGGGCGCAGGGGTTATCCCGGTTATCTCTACACCGACCTGGCATCTATCTATGAGCGGTGCGGCCGGATTAAGGGTCGTGAAGGTTCGATTACGATGATGCCGATTTTGACCATGCCGGAAGATGACAAGACCCATCCGATTCCCGACCTCACCGGTTACATCACTGAAGGGCAGATAATTTTATCACGGGCTTTGCACCACAAAGGCATCGCACCACCTATCGATGTTCTGCCCTCGCTGTCTCGTTTAAAGGACAAGGGTATCGGCGCCGGTAAAACCCGGGAGGACCATGCCGACCTTTTTAACCAGCTCTATGCGTGCTATGCGCGGGGCAAAGAGGCAGAGGAGTTGCAGGTGATTTTAGGAGAGGCAGCGCTTTCTGAGGCGGACCGGGTATATCTTAAATTTGCCCAGGTTTTTGAGGAGCGGTACATTGCCCAGGGCGAATATGAAAACCGGACGATTGAGCAGACGCTTGATTTGGGCTGGGAACTGTTGGCGATGTTTCCACGCGCCGAATTGAAACGGGTGCGCGAAGCGTACCTCGATAAATACTTTCACCCCAAGAACCAGTAAACCCGGCTTAAATAATTGACAATCTTATTTTAAATCGCTATTATGGCGCTGGAGTCATTGAGATGGCGCGCACAAGGCCAAAAAGAAAAAAGGCTGGTCTGGCTTTTACCAATATTGCCATTCAACCCGGTGATATCGTGGTGATGTTAGACCAGAATGGTCGGGTCGTTGAGTGGAACGATGAAGCGCAGCGGGTTTTAGGGTTCAGCGCTGAGGAGGTTAAAGGTCAGCCCTGGGCAGCGTTGTTTCCCAACTCCGGTTTGGATATAAAATCGGTCCTTGCCGGAAAGGAGTTTGCCAACGGTTTTGAAGCCCGGCGCAAAGACACCGCACGGGTTTGGCTCTATTTCTATGCAACCGTGGTGCGTAACGACCGAGGAATGGTTGACGGCGTGGTGTGTGTTGGGCGAGATGTTACCCATTTCTGGCATCCGCATGAGCAGGTTGAGGAGATTGAGAAAAGATTCGCTACCCTTACCGAACTGACAACCGATGGGGTAATGATACTTACTTCCCGGGGCCGGATTGTCAAAGCAAACGATGCCGCTGCGGAACTGCTTGCGGTTCCGAATCCGGAACTCCTTGTTGGCAGGGAAATAAGTGATTTTACCGAACCGGCAGCCAAGTCGGAACTGGCTACTTTTCGCAACATCCTGTTCCGGCAGGGCCGGCACAATGGGGTAATCAGGGTCAAGACATTTTCGGGAGAAGTCAAGCAGATTGCGGTGCGGGCTGCGGTCGTCGAAGGCGCACGGGAGTGGCACATTATCGTCGCAGGCCGGGATATAACCGAAAAGGTTGCCGCCCGGACTGCAGAAATTTTGGCGGAAGAAAAGTTTCGTCGGCTGTTTGAAGCCAGCCCAACCCCGCTGTTTCTTGAAACGGTGGACGGCACGATTATCGATGTAAATGTTAAAGGTGTTGAACTGTTCCAGACGACCCGCGAGGCGTTGATCGGCAAAAAGATGCGGGACCTGGTTCCCGATGATGTTAAGCCCCTTTTCCCGGAAATTCGAGCGATTCTTTTTGACCAGGGTGAGTTTCATGTAAATGTCGTGTCAACGATGCCGGATGGGCGCCGCGCCTGGGTAGATGTTGCGGCAACACTTATTGAGGTTGGCGGTAAGGGTTTTATTCTCCTTAATATGAGGGATATCACCAAAGAGCGTGAACTTCTTGAGAAACTGAAGGAGAATGAGGCCCGGCTCGAGCTGTTATTTCGCTCAATTCCCGCATTCGTCTGGACTACCGATAAGGAGCTTCATATTACCTCGGTACTCGGTTCCGCCCTGAATAAACTGGGATTAAACCCTGAGGAGTTGATAGGTAAAAATTGCCAGGAGTTCTTTAAAGACCTTCGGGTCATTGAGGCGCATCACCGGGCGCTTAAAGGCGAGTCGGTCAACCTTAACTTTACCTATCAGGGGCGGAGTTATCAGGGTCAAGTTGAGCCTTTACGAAACGGTGAAGGTGTGTTGATCGGCGTGGTTGGTGTTGCTCAGGATGTTACTGAAATCCGTCAGGTTGAAGCCGAAGCAGAGGAAAAAATGGTTGCCTACCAGACCGTGATGAACACCGCCCCAATTGGCATCGGCGTCCACCAGGATGGCAGGGTGGTGATGGTCAATCCGGCTGGGGCACGCATACTGGGTTATGACGACCCGGCTGAAGTTATCGGGCTAAATGTTGTTGATATTGTTCACCCTGATGACCGCCCTCTGGTAATTAAGCGGATAAGGGATGTTATTGAACAGGGCAAGGCTGGTGCCCCGGTTGAAGAGAGGTTTCGGCGGCAGGATGGCAGTTATATAACCGTCGAGGTTGTCAACGCGCCGTTCACCTGGAAGGGTCGACCTGCGGTACTGGTTGTGGTTCG
This genomic window from candidate division WOR-3 bacterium contains:
- a CDS encoding PAS domain S-box protein — translated: MARTRPKRKKAGLAFTNIAIQPGDIVVMLDQNGRVVEWNDEAQRVLGFSAEEVKGQPWAALFPNSGLDIKSVLAGKEFANGFEARRKDTARVWLYFYATVVRNDRGMVDGVVCVGRDVTHFWHPHEQVEEIEKRFATLTELTTDGVMILTSRGRIVKANDAAAELLAVPNPELLVGREISDFTEPAAKSELATFRNILFRQGRHNGVIRVKTFSGEVKQIAVRAAVVEGAREWHIIVAGRDITEKVAARTAEILAEEKFRRLFEASPTPLFLETVDGTIIDVNVKGVELFQTTREALIGKKMRDLVPDDVKPLFPEIRAILFDQGEFHVNVVSTMPDGRRAWVDVAATLIEVGGKGFILLNMRDITKERELLEKLKENEARLELLFRSIPAFVWTTDKELHITSVLGSALNKLGLNPEELIGKNCQEFFKDLRVIEAHHRALKGESVNLNFTYQGRSYQGQVEPLRNGEGVLIGVVGVAQDVTEIRQVEAEAEEKMVAYQTVMNTAPIGIGVHQDGRVVMVNPAGARILGYDDPAEVIGLNVVDIVHPDDRPLVIKRIRDVIEQGKAGAPVEERFRRQDGSYITVEVVNAPFTWKGRPAVLVVVRDLSGEKRLSWEVEEAWSHARAILEKAPHGIAAQTEGRIVYANPAFARMFGYSLNELIGMPIKELIPEYEEQRLSEYTAARLGGKPAPVQYLADGRRKDGTVFRLKADVTTYEIDGKRYVLGFITPISPD